In the Aneurinibacillus soli genome, one interval contains:
- a CDS encoding CapA family protein, with translation MGKLQKKMAISLGMMLLIAFNIGLWSYLAREYRTYDTVQDSGVVMAASPSEAESPAALAEAKKGEQTSPVRSDDVRIVVSAAGDVTLGMDESFSYARSFPQEVQRSGYDYFVKNIRPIFTKDDLTMVNLEGTLTNATAKAQKTFRFKGKPDYATILVRGGIDAVNVANNHSHDYLQRGFNDTLTALQKYKVGYFGYTKAYTKTIKGVTVGVLGYEGWKNDQGLRDQIKRDIIALRKQGVKIVVVNFHWGIERSYAPNATQQALGKWAIDAGADLIVGHHPHVVQGIQEYKGKYIVYSLGNFMFGGNQNPSDKDTFIFQQAFHLMDGKLTAQKEIAVLPMSVSSVPVRNNYQPTPLSGKEAMRVWNKIQTASKPLGSLDWKQIQQTHLP, from the coding sequence ATGGGGAAACTTCAGAAAAAAATGGCGATCAGTCTTGGTATGATGTTGCTGATCGCTTTTAACATCGGCTTGTGGAGCTATCTGGCTCGGGAATACCGTACGTATGATACCGTGCAGGATTCTGGCGTTGTAATGGCAGCTTCCCCATCGGAGGCTGAATCGCCCGCTGCTTTGGCAGAGGCGAAGAAAGGTGAGCAGACATCACCTGTGCGCTCGGATGATGTGCGAATTGTCGTCAGTGCGGCCGGAGATGTTACGCTTGGCATGGATGAATCGTTTTCGTATGCCAGAAGCTTTCCGCAGGAAGTGCAGCGAAGCGGCTATGATTATTTTGTGAAGAATATCCGCCCGATTTTTACGAAAGATGACCTGACCATGGTCAATCTTGAAGGAACGCTTACGAATGCGACGGCCAAAGCGCAAAAAACGTTTCGCTTTAAGGGGAAGCCTGACTATGCAACGATCCTGGTGCGGGGCGGGATAGACGCGGTCAATGTCGCAAATAATCACAGTCATGATTATTTGCAGCGTGGATTCAATGATACGCTTACCGCCTTACAAAAGTACAAAGTTGGCTATTTTGGCTACACGAAAGCGTACACAAAAACAATCAAAGGCGTTACTGTGGGCGTACTTGGTTATGAAGGATGGAAAAATGACCAGGGTCTACGTGACCAGATTAAACGTGATATTATCGCACTGCGCAAGCAAGGCGTGAAAATCGTTGTGGTTAACTTTCACTGGGGTATAGAGCGGAGCTATGCTCCGAATGCGACCCAGCAAGCACTTGGCAAGTGGGCGATTGATGCCGGAGCCGATCTTATCGTTGGGCATCATCCACATGTCGTACAGGGCATTCAGGAATACAAAGGAAAGTACATTGTATATAGCCTCGGTAATTTTATGTTTGGCGGCAATCAAAATCCGTCCGATAAGGATACATTTATTTTTCAGCAGGCGTTTCATCTGATGGATGGAAAGCTTACCGCACAAAAAGAAATCGCGGTGCTTCCAATGTCTGTGTCATCGGTGCCTGTGCGCAACAACTATCAGCCGACGCCTTTGTCCGGTAAAGAAGCTATGCGCGTATGGAATAAAATACAGACAGCAAGTAAGCCACTCGGTTCACTTGACTGGAAACAGATTCAGCAAACACATCTTCCTTAG
- a CDS encoding DUF4855 domain-containing protein, translated as MRIGNCLSRLNQLAWSVCLLVVLLAVGSGDARAASSESYEAYIWKDIPYYATPLPPGPAVQQAKAQPTALPVQPLGIVKQKPGAYPILDRQGEWLKLQIREGQEEKEGWVRIQQDALHIRTLPAKSGEDQTPLQVYKFLHHPVTVYKEADSRLGKLMEILPQRIQVLKQNNGWYQIRTDVGPGWLYGGPEYVTDKLGVHKIAVVKPATLYPYAATFWPSTGKVTEVPFETVAYASFGKWYLIDYKGVNQWLYAPNGEVTSVPAEFTNRKTEANGYVGNATFMTDPKTTRPADLLRRLTIEFEGKQQPFLETFIVRPAGQAERGFTFETYNAADPDGQAKLTAYASALFAPGDQMDQLEKAAMKARILLNDPDYKVNVIIGLPNPVGNGVDASARLRMVRVFEDTLLKQWNKANPQALRFVGFYWTHEMVADADRKLVQEVAASIHAKGYKFYWAPYYQAANAEQWKVLGFDFAWLQPNHYFASEKHPGEDLLGETYNLSRQTGAGTMLEWNWAFLSTPENVSSLNAYLDRGRLIGAHRTSLLLYDGEGAIDAFFSSYNKSLDGIRKKFFTYMLNPNAPY; from the coding sequence GTGAGGATCGGGAATTGTTTATCCCGCCTGAACCAGCTGGCGTGGAGTGTATGCTTGTTGGTTGTGCTACTGGCTGTCGGTAGCGGTGATGCACGAGCGGCATCGTCCGAGTCGTATGAAGCATATATATGGAAGGATATACCGTATTACGCAACGCCGCTTCCACCTGGGCCTGCGGTACAACAAGCTAAAGCACAACCTACCGCGCTACCCGTACAGCCCCTCGGAATCGTCAAACAAAAACCGGGAGCGTATCCAATACTAGATCGGCAAGGCGAATGGCTCAAACTGCAGATTCGTGAAGGACAGGAAGAGAAGGAAGGCTGGGTTCGAATCCAGCAGGATGCTCTTCATATTCGTACACTTCCGGCTAAGTCAGGGGAGGATCAGACGCCTTTGCAAGTGTATAAATTCCTTCATCATCCGGTCACGGTATATAAGGAAGCAGATTCGCGTCTTGGAAAATTGATGGAGATTTTGCCACAGCGTATTCAGGTGCTGAAGCAAAATAATGGTTGGTATCAAATTCGGACAGACGTAGGCCCTGGTTGGTTGTATGGCGGGCCGGAATATGTAACAGACAAGCTCGGTGTCCATAAAATTGCCGTTGTGAAACCAGCTACGCTGTATCCGTATGCGGCTACATTTTGGCCGTCGACTGGGAAGGTGACCGAAGTACCATTTGAGACGGTGGCTTATGCGAGTTTTGGGAAATGGTATTTAATTGATTACAAAGGTGTAAATCAGTGGCTGTACGCACCGAACGGGGAAGTAACGTCTGTCCCAGCTGAGTTTACGAATCGGAAAACAGAGGCGAATGGCTACGTGGGGAATGCGACGTTTATGACAGACCCAAAAACGACGCGTCCGGCTGATTTGCTGCGCCGTCTTACGATTGAGTTTGAAGGGAAGCAGCAGCCATTTCTTGAAACGTTTATTGTACGTCCGGCTGGGCAGGCAGAACGTGGATTTACATTCGAGACATATAATGCAGCTGACCCCGATGGACAGGCTAAGCTGACTGCGTATGCTTCTGCTTTATTTGCTCCGGGAGACCAGATGGATCAGCTGGAGAAAGCAGCCATGAAAGCACGTATCTTGCTAAATGACCCTGATTATAAAGTGAATGTGATCATTGGTCTACCAAATCCAGTGGGCAATGGCGTTGATGCATCCGCCCGGTTACGTATGGTCCGAGTGTTTGAAGATACGCTTCTGAAGCAGTGGAACAAAGCAAATCCACAGGCACTTCGTTTTGTCGGATTTTACTGGACACATGAGATGGTAGCGGATGCGGACCGCAAGCTTGTGCAGGAAGTGGCCGCCTCTATTCATGCAAAAGGATATAAGTTTTACTGGGCGCCGTATTATCAGGCAGCCAATGCGGAGCAGTGGAAGGTACTTGGTTTTGACTTTGCCTGGTTGCAACCGAATCATTATTTTGCTAGCGAAAAGCATCCGGGTGAAGATCTGCTCGGCGAAACGTACAATCTGTCGCGTCAGACTGGGGCTGGCACAATGCTCGAATGGAACTGGGCATTTCTTAGCACTCCGGAAAATGTAAGCTCGTTGAATGCGTACCTGGATCGAGGACGGCTCATTGGTGCGCATCGGACAAGTTTGCTTTTGTATGATGGGGAAGGAGCGATTGACGCGTTTTTTAGCAGTTATAACAAATCGCTTGATGGGATTCGGAAGAAGTTTTTCACCTATATGTTAAATCCGAACGCTCCGTATTAA